One stretch of Pedobacter riviphilus DNA includes these proteins:
- a CDS encoding endo-1,4-beta-xylanase, which produces MKNIYKIALIIGLPVLSVSCKKQEALDFSVEKPASVAAQEQIDAYKALKSYFNWSANPDFKLGVATSLTEYNNKGVLYRLANSNFNQIVIGYEMKHGAIVKDDGSMDFDNVKKLLENAKNSGMEVYGHTLCWHANQNAKYLNSLIAPTIIKGTGGPALEDNLISNSDFESGNISGWFGWGNSSVREVSAKGDGYGGTGYALNMSNPKVVNSWEAQTAMDFTTPFQSASKYKLSFYVKGSVAGSASVAAQETKSYGADDFGSFDVSTDWKLVQLEKTITAGDRTRLVFSFGAYAGKISMDKISINRVNPNGGDKIIEKTADEKKAILTAALDKWIAGMLAVSKANVKAWDVVNEPMSDWPDPSQLKTGVGKTNIAADEFYWQDYLGKDYAVAAFKLARQYGNASDIHFINDYGLESSLDKCRGLIDYVKYIESKGAKVDGIGTQMHMGTENDKAKIVDMLKLLAATGKLIKISELDLGVSNKKTAAVTEAEYKAQADMYKYVIDKYFEIIPPAQRYGITIWSPLDSPASSFWRPDEPIGLWTGGFVRKPAYTGVAEALKGR; this is translated from the coding sequence ATGAAAAATATTTATAAAATTGCCTTAATCATCGGTCTTCCGGTTTTATCGGTATCCTGCAAAAAGCAGGAAGCACTTGATTTTTCTGTTGAAAAACCTGCATCAGTTGCAGCACAGGAACAGATAGATGCTTACAAAGCATTGAAATCTTATTTCAACTGGTCGGCCAATCCTGATTTTAAACTGGGTGTAGCCACATCACTTACCGAATACAATAACAAAGGTGTGTTATATCGCCTGGCGAACAGTAATTTTAACCAGATTGTAATTGGTTATGAAATGAAACACGGTGCCATTGTTAAAGATGATGGCAGTATGGATTTTGATAATGTGAAGAAATTACTGGAAAATGCTAAAAATTCAGGAATGGAAGTATACGGACATACCCTTTGCTGGCATGCCAATCAAAATGCCAAGTACCTTAACAGTTTAATAGCGCCTACTATCATTAAAGGAACGGGCGGACCGGCGCTTGAGGATAACCTCATTAGTAATAGTGATTTTGAATCGGGAAATATTTCGGGCTGGTTTGGCTGGGGAAATAGTTCTGTTAGGGAGGTTTCGGCAAAGGGTGATGGATATGGCGGTACAGGTTACGCGCTCAACATGTCTAATCCTAAAGTTGTTAATTCCTGGGAAGCCCAGACTGCCATGGATTTTACAACCCCATTTCAAAGCGCTTCGAAATATAAACTGAGCTTTTATGTTAAGGGAAGTGTAGCTGGATCTGCCTCGGTAGCGGCACAAGAAACCAAAAGTTATGGAGCAGATGACTTTGGTTCTTTTGATGTTTCAACCGATTGGAAGCTTGTACAACTGGAAAAAACCATCACTGCCGGTGATAGAACACGTTTGGTTTTTAGCTTTGGAGCCTATGCCGGCAAAATTTCTATGGATAAAATCTCCATTAACAGAGTAAATCCAAATGGAGGTGATAAGATCATTGAAAAAACGGCCGATGAGAAAAAAGCTATCTTAACAGCTGCGCTTGATAAATGGATTGCCGGAATGCTTGCTGTTAGTAAAGCCAATGTAAAAGCATGGGATGTGGTAAATGAACCCATGTCTGACTGGCCAGATCCATCACAGTTGAAAACAGGTGTGGGTAAAACCAATATCGCTGCCGATGAATTTTATTGGCAGGACTATCTAGGCAAAGATTACGCCGTGGCTGCCTTTAAACTTGCACGCCAGTATGGTAATGCCTCTGATATTCATTTTATAAACGATTATGGTTTAGAAAGCAGCCTTGATAAATGCAGGGGACTGATTGATTATGTGAAATATATTGAAAGCAAAGGCGCCAAGGTTGATGGCATTGGTACGCAAATGCACATGGGTACCGAAAATGATAAAGCGAAAATAGTTGATATGCTCAAATTATTGGCGGCTACGGGCAAATTGATCAAGATTTCGGAACTAGATCTTGGTGTTTCGAATAAAAAGACAGCCGCCGTAACAGAAGCAGAATACAAAGCACAGGCAGATATGTACAAATATGTGATCGATAAATATTTTGAGATTATACCTCCTGCTCAACGCTATGGAATTACGATCTGGAGTCCGTTAGATAGCCCAGCCAGTTCTTTCTGGAGACCCGATGAACCAATTGGACTTTGGACAGGAGGCTTTGTGCGTAAACCTGCATATACTGGTGTTGCAGAAGCACTCAAGGGTAGGTAA
- a CDS encoding DUF5627 domain-containing protein has product MKRRIIFLLAISILLGSCKNQDWEFPDYGTQTVYFAYQSPVRTITLGEDIYDTSLDNLHRCEIMATTGGVYEVKNDISIGVAVDNALASNLSFGGAANVVAMPANYYNLLGSAITISKGKIAGGVQVQLTDAFFADPLALKNTYVIPLRMTSVQNADKILEAKNYTLYAIKYINPWHGYYLRRGKDIITGKNGNTSLNKTVSRHMTYVESDEVNQVVTTSLKSNTFDAVFKDKDNRNITCKLLLTFDNSGNCTVSAADNTFTASGNGKFIKRGEKNSWGNTDRDALYLNYNIDLTDMSVNTTDTLVMRNRGVTMETFNPVKK; this is encoded by the coding sequence ATGAAAAGAAGAATAATATTTTTATTAGCGATTTCCATACTCTTAGGCTCGTGTAAGAACCAAGACTGGGAATTCCCTGATTATGGAACCCAAACCGTATATTTTGCATACCAGAGTCCTGTTCGTACCATTACCCTTGGCGAGGATATATATGATACCTCACTAGACAACCTGCACCGTTGCGAAATCATGGCTACCACAGGTGGTGTATATGAAGTTAAAAATGATATTAGTATTGGTGTGGCGGTAGACAATGCCCTTGCCAGCAATCTTAGTTTTGGAGGTGCCGCAAATGTGGTAGCCATGCCGGCAAACTACTACAATCTACTGGGCAGCGCTATAACTATATCTAAAGGCAAAATAGCTGGAGGTGTTCAGGTACAGCTAACCGATGCATTTTTTGCCGACCCTTTGGCATTGAAGAATACCTATGTAATTCCGCTCCGGATGACTTCGGTACAAAATGCCGATAAGATTCTGGAAGCCAAGAACTATACGTTATATGCCATTAAATACATTAATCCCTGGCATGGCTATTACCTGCGCCGGGGTAAAGATATCATCACCGGTAAAAACGGCAATACAAGTTTGAATAAAACCGTTAGCAGGCACATGACCTATGTTGAAAGTGATGAGGTTAATCAGGTTGTTACTACCTCCTTAAAATCAAATACATTTGATGCGGTATTTAAAGATAAAGACAACCGCAATATCACCTGCAAATTGCTGCTTACTTTCGACAATTCAGGCAACTGTACGGTATCTGCTGCTGATAATACATTTACGGCTTCTGGAAATGGCAAGTTTATCAAGCGGGGAGAAAAGAACAGTTGGGGAAATACCGATAGGGATGCCCTTTACCTGAATTACAACATCGACCTTACCGATATGTCTGTAAACACTACTGATACACTTGTAATGCGCAACCGTGGCGTAACAATGGAAACCTTTAATCCGGTTAAAAAATAA
- a CDS encoding SusC/RagA family TonB-linked outer membrane protein, producing MKQIKIITAFCLAVAFLLPAAGSAQTNRQIRKNNKSVVKNEKRLPQDTAFVMPQIDSVQVAFRKVAKRDLLGDVSVLNLSQLMEKNYSTSSLENLDALLPGFNGNIWGMGGYLVLVDGIPRDINNIMPTEIDQISVLKGVNAVALYGSRAAKGVLYITTKRGGNYEQKVNVRANIGLNVPKSYPQFLGSAEYMTLYNEARRNDGLPDLYSQQTIYNYASGTNPYRYPNVDYYSSDYLRNSYGRNDLTAEISGGNNRTRYYTNIGYWSVGSLLNFGEAVKNSGANRFNVRGNIDVKLNKIISLNVDATASFYTGKGVNTDYWGSAAIVRPYRFAPLIPISMIEPGDAASLAQANNSNNIINGSYLLGGSQLDQTNTFASIYAGGHNRNVSRQFQFNTGINFDLNSLMQGLSFKTMLAVDYSSSFNQSYNNTYSVYEAAWNNYAGFDQISGLTKYGIDARSGVQNVSGSAYRQTISFSGQFNYARTFKQKHNVTGSLLGYGFNISESSVYHATNNANLGLQLGYNYDHRYYADFSGAYVYSAKLPLANRGAFSPTLSLGWRISEEPFLKGSNVIDNLKITASAGILNTDLDINNYNLYQGYYTYNDAAWYSWRDGGLVHTFDKRRGDNPELKFPQRKEINLGIDGSLYKNLINFTASLFLDQTKGNVVQPGILYPSYLTTGFPVYSDIPYVNYDNDQRRGFDFGIRMNKKIGSIDWSLGLTGTYYDTKATKRAESYEFAYQSRTGKPLDAIWGLENLGFFNSNADIANSPSQSFGQVKPGDIKYKDQNGDGIIDTRDEIYLGKGGWLGAPFTLGVNLTAKWKNLTLFVLGTGRYGAKAMKNSNYFWVDGEDKYSAVVRDRWTPETQASATYPRLTTATSDNNFRASDFWLYSTNQFNLSKIQLSYQFPVSMFQKGFIKELGVYASGMNLLTLAPEREILELNVTSSPQTRFYNLGLKAQF from the coding sequence ATGAAACAGATCAAGATAATAACAGCCTTTTGCCTCGCCGTTGCCTTTTTACTGCCGGCAGCAGGATCAGCGCAAACCAATAGGCAGATCAGAAAAAACAATAAATCCGTTGTTAAAAACGAAAAACGCCTGCCACAAGATACCGCATTTGTAATGCCTCAGATAGATTCTGTACAGGTTGCATTCCGGAAGGTGGCTAAACGAGACCTTTTAGGCGATGTTTCCGTATTGAACCTTTCTCAATTGATGGAAAAAAACTATTCAACCTCCAGCCTTGAAAACCTGGATGCCCTTTTGCCGGGTTTTAACGGTAACATTTGGGGAATGGGTGGCTATCTCGTGCTGGTAGATGGAATTCCGAGAGATATCAATAACATTATGCCAACAGAAATCGATCAGATTAGCGTACTCAAAGGTGTTAATGCAGTAGCGCTGTATGGTAGCCGTGCAGCCAAGGGCGTGCTGTACATTACCACTAAAAGAGGAGGTAATTATGAACAAAAGGTAAATGTAAGGGCCAATATCGGTTTGAATGTTCCTAAAAGCTATCCACAATTTCTGGGATCTGCTGAATATATGACCTTATATAATGAAGCGCGAAGGAATGACGGATTGCCAGACCTTTACAGTCAGCAAACCATATACAATTATGCCTCCGGAACAAATCCTTACCGTTACCCTAACGTAGATTACTATTCTTCAGATTATCTGAGAAACAGCTATGGACGAAATGATCTGACTGCAGAAATTTCAGGCGGAAACAACCGCACGCGTTATTACACCAACATCGGCTATTGGTCAGTAGGTTCGCTACTGAATTTTGGTGAAGCTGTAAAAAACAGCGGTGCCAACCGTTTTAATGTGCGTGGAAATATCGATGTAAAACTGAATAAGATCATTTCCCTAAATGTAGATGCTACGGCCAGTTTCTATACTGGCAAAGGGGTAAATACAGATTATTGGGGCAGCGCAGCAATAGTTCGACCGTATCGTTTTGCACCACTTATTCCCATCAGTATGATCGAACCTGGTGATGCAGCATCGCTGGCACAAGCCAATAACAGCAACAACATCATTAATGGCAGCTACCTATTGGGCGGAAGCCAGCTGGATCAGACGAATACCTTCGCCAGCATTTATGCAGGAGGCCACAACCGGAATGTATCCCGTCAGTTCCAGTTTAATACGGGGATAAATTTCGATCTCAACAGCTTGATGCAGGGATTGAGCTTTAAAACCATGCTTGCCGTTGATTATTCAAGCAGTTTTAATCAATCGTATAACAATACCTATTCGGTTTACGAAGCTGCATGGAACAATTATGCCGGCTTTGATCAGATTTCGGGTTTAACGAAGTATGGCATTGATGCCAGATCAGGCGTACAGAACGTGAGCGGAAGTGCTTACCGCCAAACCATTTCTTTTTCCGGCCAGTTTAATTATGCACGTACTTTTAAACAAAAGCATAACGTTACCGGATCATTGCTGGGTTATGGTTTTAACATTAGCGAATCTTCGGTTTATCATGCTACCAACAATGCCAATCTTGGCTTACAGCTGGGCTACAACTATGATCACCGCTACTATGCCGATTTCAGCGGTGCGTATGTGTATTCAGCAAAATTACCTTTGGCAAACAGAGGTGCTTTCTCCCCAACACTATCTCTTGGATGGCGCATAAGTGAGGAGCCTTTCTTAAAAGGTTCTAATGTAATTGATAACCTAAAAATAACTGCATCAGCGGGGATATTAAATACCGATTTAGATATTAATAATTATAACCTATACCAAGGGTATTATACCTATAATGATGCCGCCTGGTATAGTTGGAGAGATGGTGGTTTGGTTCATACTTTTGATAAAAGGAGGGGTGATAATCCTGAATTGAAATTTCCACAGCGCAAAGAAATTAATTTAGGGATAGATGGGTCTCTTTATAAAAACCTGATCAACTTTACCGCTTCACTTTTCTTAGACCAAACGAAGGGCAATGTGGTACAGCCTGGTATACTTTATCCTTCTTATTTAACAACAGGTTTCCCGGTTTATTCTGATATTCCTTATGTAAATTATGATAACGATCAGCGCAGAGGATTCGATTTTGGCATCAGGATGAATAAAAAAATAGGCAGTATAGATTGGAGTCTTGGTTTAACCGGTACTTATTACGATACCAAAGCTACCAAACGCGCCGAGTCTTACGAGTTTGCTTACCAGAGCAGAACAGGTAAACCATTAGATGCCATTTGGGGGCTGGAAAACTTGGGCTTTTTTAATAGTAATGCAGATATTGCTAATTCCCCAAGTCAATCTTTTGGGCAAGTTAAACCTGGAGATATTAAGTATAAAGATCAGAATGGCGATGGTATTATCGATACCAGGGATGAGATTTATCTTGGCAAAGGAGGATGGTTAGGTGCACCGTTTACTTTAGGGGTTAACTTAACAGCTAAATGGAAAAATTTGACCCTTTTTGTACTTGGTACCGGCAGATATGGTGCTAAAGCTATGAAGAACAGCAACTATTTCTGGGTGGATGGAGAAGATAAATACTCAGCAGTAGTAAGAGATCGCTGGACTCCGGAAACGCAGGCGAGTGCAACCTATCCAAGGCTAACTACGGCCACTAGCGATAACAATTTTCGGGCTTCTGATTTTTGGCTCTACAGTACAAATCAGTTCAACCTCTCTAAAATACAATTATCCTACCAGTTTCCTGTTAGTATGTTTCAAAAAGGTTTCATCAAAGAACTTGGCGTATATGCAAGCGGTATGAATTTATTAACGCTCGCTCCTGAACGAGAAATCCTTGAACTAAATGTGACTTCTTCCCCTCAAACCAGGTTTTATAACCTGGGGTTAAAGGCACAATTTTAA
- a CDS encoding glycoside hydrolase family 43 protein, translating to MKNLAFYLCIVLLNGLFHFTAYSQLTANPIIAADVPDPSIIRVGKTYYMSSTTMHMSPGLPIMKSTDLVNWKIVTYVYDTLANTDQLNLNNGKNDYGRGSWASSLRYHEGRFYVSTFSGTTNKTYIYSTIDIEKGPWKRSAFSPALHDHSLFFEKGRVFMVYGAGKIMLAELNADFSGIKTGTSPKVLIENATQIAGNNPGLPAEGSQLFKIKGKYYLFNITWPRNSMRTVIIHKADKLLGPYTGRIGLQDKGVAQGGLISTPKGEWFSYLFRDYGAVGRIPYLVPVKWEQGWPVLGVNSKVPDSLHLAKNLSPIPGIVDSDNFDGTGEGSGLKKVWQWNHNPDPANWSLSRKKGYLVIQTSRIDTSVLWARNTLTQRTVAPASSAETSIDLENMKVGDCAGMLLLQKKYGWIGVKSLKEGLFVVVTTMSDNQPIESIKIPLKQQKIYLKLSCDFKDRQDLASFAYSLDGKSWNTVGEKLKMSYTIPHFMGYRFGLFNYATQQIGGHADFDYFNIKVN from the coding sequence ATGAAAAACCTTGCATTTTATCTGTGTATTGTACTTTTAAATGGGCTGTTTCATTTTACAGCCTATAGCCAGCTCACTGCAAATCCTATCATTGCTGCTGATGTACCCGATCCATCGATCATTCGGGTAGGGAAAACCTACTACATGAGCAGTACAACCATGCATATGAGCCCTGGTCTTCCTATTATGAAATCAACCGATCTTGTAAACTGGAAGATTGTAACTTATGTTTATGATACCCTGGCAAATACTGATCAGCTAAATTTAAATAATGGCAAAAATGATTACGGGAGAGGATCATGGGCCAGTAGTTTGCGCTACCATGAAGGCCGGTTTTATGTAAGTACTTTTTCGGGTACAACCAATAAAACATACATATATTCTACTATAGACATTGAAAAAGGCCCATGGAAAAGGTCTGCCTTCAGCCCTGCACTTCATGATCACTCCCTGTTTTTTGAAAAAGGCAGGGTATTTATGGTTTATGGGGCAGGCAAAATTATGCTTGCTGAGTTAAATGCAGATTTTTCAGGGATAAAAACAGGTACAAGTCCTAAGGTATTGATAGAAAATGCTACCCAGATTGCTGGCAATAACCCCGGTTTGCCTGCTGAAGGTTCACAACTTTTTAAGATAAAAGGCAAATATTATCTTTTCAATATTACCTGGCCAAGAAACAGCATGCGTACGGTAATTATTCATAAAGCCGACAAGCTATTGGGCCCCTACACCGGAAGAATCGGTCTTCAGGATAAGGGGGTAGCCCAGGGTGGATTGATCAGTACACCAAAAGGTGAGTGGTTTTCCTACCTTTTCCGTGATTATGGAGCAGTTGGTCGAATTCCTTATCTCGTTCCCGTTAAATGGGAGCAGGGATGGCCTGTTCTTGGTGTAAATTCTAAAGTGCCAGACTCACTTCACCTCGCTAAAAACTTAAGCCCGATTCCAGGCATTGTAGATTCTGATAACTTCGATGGTACAGGCGAGGGGAGCGGTCTTAAAAAAGTTTGGCAATGGAATCATAATCCAGATCCCGCTAACTGGTCGCTCTCGAGAAAAAAAGGCTATCTCGTGATACAAACCTCCAGGATTGATACCTCGGTGCTTTGGGCCAGAAATACGCTTACCCAAAGAACGGTAGCGCCGGCAAGTTCAGCCGAAACCAGCATCGATCTGGAAAACATGAAAGTAGGGGATTGCGCCGGAATGTTATTGCTTCAGAAAAAATATGGCTGGATTGGCGTTAAATCTTTAAAAGAAGGACTATTCGTCGTGGTTACTACAATGAGCGATAATCAGCCGATAGAAAGCATCAAAATTCCGCTAAAACAGCAAAAAATTTATTTAAAGTTGAGCTGTGATTTTAAAGATCGCCAGGATCTGGCTTCTTTCGCTTATAGCTTAGATGGCAAATCATGGAATACGGTTGGTGAAAAACTAAAAATGTCGTACACCATACCGCACTTTATGGGGTATCGGTTCGGTCTTTTCAATTATGCAACACAGCAAATCGGTGGACATGCTGACTTTGATTATTTCAATATCAAAGTTAACTAG
- a CDS encoding RagB/SusD family nutrient uptake outer membrane protein, translating to MKRLKLLLCVVTLLFCISCKDMLEPEIENNLDLESTTNNASYAQGLLLNGYNRIPTNSWSFNDVSTDDAVTNDKNNAYLKIATGQWTAINNPLSQWTNSRAAIQYLNLFFSVTDQVKWAVDQNINKMFNDRMKGEAFALRALFNFYLLQAHGGKGTNGQLLGIPIVLQPEGLDADFNKPRATFDDCMAQIYRDLDMAEQLLPNDFEDIATDAQVPAKYAGVGKDNYNRVFGYYFRGRITARIAKAIKAKASLLAASPAFNPSATAKWEKAANDAAAVIDLRGGLVNLNLNDIKWYDKDAGIDGLASGVNPSEILWRSDVGSSNDLERSNFPPTLFGSGRINPTQNLVNAFPMANGYPILENNSGFVAASPYDNRDPRLKLYILVNGGTSGTSGSVINTSANGTTNDALNKVETSTRTGYYMRKLLRQDVNLNPSSTTSQKHYNPRIRYTEIYLAYAEAANEAWGPISNGTHAYSAYDVIKAIRKRAGVGASNNDAYLESIKSDQVKMRALIRNERRLELCFEGFRFWDLRRWNANLNEVAQGISIIAPAYNPINVENRAYQNYMVYGPLPYSEILKYNNLIQNAGW from the coding sequence ATGAAAAGATTAAAACTTCTTTTGTGTGTAGTTACCCTGCTCTTTTGCATCAGTTGTAAAGACATGCTAGAGCCTGAAATAGAGAACAATCTTGATCTAGAAAGCACAACCAACAATGCATCTTATGCGCAAGGTCTGCTATTAAACGGCTATAACCGCATTCCAACTAACAGTTGGTCGTTTAATGATGTAAGCACCGATGATGCGGTAACCAATGATAAAAACAATGCCTACCTTAAAATTGCGACCGGGCAGTGGACAGCGATTAATAATCCGTTATCACAATGGACTAATTCTAGGGCTGCCATACAGTATCTTAACTTGTTTTTTTCGGTAACCGACCAGGTAAAATGGGCGGTAGACCAAAACATAAACAAAATGTTTAATGATAGGATGAAAGGAGAAGCGTTCGCGCTCCGGGCTTTGTTTAATTTTTATCTGTTGCAGGCACATGGTGGAAAAGGCACCAACGGACAACTTTTGGGTATACCAATAGTGCTTCAGCCTGAAGGGCTTGATGCTGATTTCAATAAGCCAAGGGCAACGTTCGATGATTGTATGGCACAAATTTACCGTGATCTTGATATGGCCGAACAATTACTTCCGAATGATTTTGAGGATATTGCAACCGATGCCCAAGTACCAGCGAAGTATGCAGGTGTGGGCAAGGATAATTACAATCGTGTTTTCGGATATTATTTTAGAGGACGTATAACTGCACGTATTGCCAAGGCTATCAAAGCCAAAGCATCACTGTTGGCTGCAAGTCCAGCCTTTAATCCTTCTGCAACTGCCAAATGGGAAAAAGCAGCAAATGATGCTGCTGCGGTAATTGATCTGAGAGGAGGATTAGTAAATCTTAACTTAAACGATATCAAGTGGTACGACAAAGATGCTGGTATTGATGGTTTAGCCTCTGGTGTAAACCCATCAGAAATTTTATGGCGTAGCGATGTAGGGAGTAGTAATGATTTAGAAAGAAGTAACTTTCCGCCAACGCTTTTTGGTAGCGGCAGAATAAACCCTACTCAAAATCTGGTAAATGCATTCCCTATGGCTAATGGCTATCCAATTTTGGAAAATAATAGTGGTTTTGTAGCAGCTAGTCCTTACGATAACAGAGACCCCCGATTAAAGCTTTATATTCTTGTTAATGGTGGTACTTCCGGAACTTCAGGTAGTGTTATTAATACCTCGGCCAACGGAACAACTAACGATGCACTTAATAAAGTAGAAACTTCTACCCGAACAGGGTATTATATGCGTAAGCTACTTAGACAGGATGTTAATCTTAATCCCTCTTCAACAACAAGTCAAAAGCATTACAATCCTCGAATACGCTATACCGAAATTTATCTAGCCTATGCTGAGGCAGCCAACGAGGCCTGGGGGCCAATAAGTAACGGTACACACGCCTATTCAGCTTATGATGTAATTAAAGCCATACGCAAGCGGGCAGGTGTGGGCGCATCTAATAACGATGCTTATCTGGAGTCCATAAAATCAGATCAGGTAAAAATGCGGGCGTTAATCAGAAATGAGCGTAGATTGGAACTTTGTTTCGAAGGATTCAGATTTTGGGATTTGCGCAGATGGAATGCAAACCTGAACGAAGTGGCTCAGGGTATAAGCATAATAGCACCAGCATATAATCCAATTAATGTAGAGAACAGAGCCTACCAAAATTACATGGTTTATGGTCCGCTGCCTTATAGTGAAATTTTGAAGTACAACAATCTTATTCAAAATGCAGGGTGGTAG
- a CDS encoding sialate O-acetylesterase yields the protein MKKIDNFRDSVFMANYQKKIKEKNLARSATLVPVVDEGLSGPVKWIDPDFNASSWRKFWMPGYWADQGLRNFNGIFYFRKELQIPAEMSGQQAKLYLGRIIDADSVFLNGKFIGNTTYQYPPRRYVIPAGLLKSGKNILIVKVISSNGKGGFVPDKNYSLLTPEKKIDLRGEWSFEVGYAQPKQNQGFSGEAEMPLVAQNEPTGLFNTMVSPAVRFAIKGFLWYQGEANTGDPKAYGQLLPALIKDWRNKWKQGDLPFIYAQLPNFMEASYLPEESSWAQFRQSQLQTLSVPNTGMAVAIDAGEWNDIHPLDKKDVGERLALWASHLAYQDQQITYSGPIYKSNQLKGSELIINFDHSLPGLMIKGSDKLSGFALAGEDKVFYWAQARIVGDTVVLSSPMVLKPAFVRYAWADNPDRANLYNKANLPASPFEAEVNK from the coding sequence ATGAAAAAAATAGACAATTTCAGGGATTCGGTATTTATGGCCAATTACCAAAAAAAAATTAAAGAGAAGAATCTGGCAAGGTCGGCAACATTAGTTCCGGTAGTTGATGAAGGACTTTCTGGCCCGGTAAAATGGATTGATCCGGATTTTAATGCCAGCAGCTGGCGAAAATTTTGGATGCCGGGCTACTGGGCTGATCAGGGGCTACGGAACTTCAACGGGATTTTTTATTTCAGAAAAGAATTGCAAATCCCCGCAGAAATGAGCGGACAGCAGGCTAAACTTTATCTGGGCCGCATTATAGATGCAGATTCGGTGTTCCTCAACGGTAAATTTATAGGCAATACCACCTATCAATATCCTCCCCGTAGGTATGTTATTCCTGCTGGGCTGTTGAAAAGCGGGAAAAACATTCTTATCGTCAAAGTCATTAGTAGCAACGGGAAAGGTGGCTTTGTACCAGATAAAAACTATTCTTTGCTCACTCCCGAAAAAAAAATAGACTTACGTGGCGAATGGAGTTTCGAAGTAGGTTATGCTCAACCTAAGCAAAACCAGGGTTTTAGTGGTGAGGCCGAAATGCCATTAGTGGCGCAGAATGAGCCAACCGGATTATTCAATACCATGGTTTCGCCAGCTGTAAGATTTGCAATAAAAGGTTTTCTCTGGTATCAGGGCGAAGCGAATACCGGAGATCCGAAAGCATATGGGCAATTGTTGCCAGCGCTTATAAAAGACTGGCGTAATAAATGGAAGCAGGGAGATCTGCCATTTATTTATGCCCAGTTGCCTAATTTTATGGAAGCCAGCTATTTGCCCGAAGAAAGTAGTTGGGCACAATTTAGGCAAAGCCAGTTGCAAACACTTTCCGTACCGAATACAGGGATGGCTGTGGCAATTGATGCTGGTGAATGGAATGATATCCATCCGCTGGATAAAAAAGACGTTGGTGAGCGTTTGGCACTATGGGCCTCACATTTAGCCTATCAAGATCAGCAGATTACATATTCTGGGCCTATTTATAAATCAAACCAGTTAAAGGGATCTGAATTGATTATAAATTTTGATCATAGCTTGCCTGGGTTGATGATTAAAGGATCTGATAAACTTAGCGGTTTCGCCCTTGCGGGTGAGGATAAGGTTTTCTATTGGGCCCAGGCCAGGATAGTGGGAGATACAGTTGTGCTCTCAAGTCCCATGGTCTTAAAGCCGGCATTTGTCCGTTATGCATGGGCAGATAATCCCGATCGTGCTAATTTATACAACAAGGCTAATTTACCGGCTTCTCCATTTGAAGCGGAAGTTAATAAATAG